The sequence CCATAGATACGCTTACAGCACGCCGGTGGTGATCAGAGGCGTGACGGATAACACGGTACAGTACACGTTCCCCTGGTGTCAAAGCTTTGAGTGGCGCTCATATCCGACATGGTTTACTCTTCACCGCCTGGCAGGAATTCCGCTCTTTGTGCTCCAAGTCGACTCTACTGGACGAGTACGGCGAACGCAAAGTGCGGCTCAGTACGGCCAACACGCATTCTTACACAAAAGGTACGGCCGTCTCCCCATCATGCTCCGCCTGCTGTGCCGCATGTTTGACTGAGGGACGTGTCCACAGTGGACGTGGCCTTCAGGAAGTACGTGGACGTCCTGCTCAGGCCCCAGTCGCCGGATGTCCTTGGCAGCGGTGAGTAAAAGGGGGCGTCGTCCTGGTGGCAGGCGTGACCGTGAGGATTTGTCCACAGACACGTTGTACTTCTTTGGAGACAACAACTTGAGCGAGTGGCGGAGTCTCTTTGACGTCTACAAGCCGCCGCCGTTGGTGTTGCCTCGCACCAGCAGGGCGTACAGCTTCGGCATCGCAGGTTCCGCCATTTTTACTTTGCCTTGCCAAAGAAAGCTTTGGCAAACTCAAGGAGCCAAAATGTCTTGTTCAGGACCCGGAACCGGCGTCCCCTTCCACTGGCACGGGCCGGGCTTCTCTGAGGTCATCTACGGGAGGAAGGTCAGCTTAGTGCCGGGGTTTGAGCCTTGGGACCGTTCTTGATCCGTGTGTCCTGTCTTGGCGCAGCGCTGGTTCCTCTACCCGCCCGGCCAGGCGCCACATTTCCACCCCAACAGCACCACCCTGTCCTGGTTGACGGACACCTACCCCCACCTGCCGGAACACCAAGCCCCACTGGAGTGCACCATCCGACCCGGAGAGGTATCCACTCGGTGGTCCCTGTCGTCGTTGCTTTTAGCATCGGAGCCCCGCCCCCAGCATGGCATCCGACCggctaaatgtgttttgttttggtcgtCAGGTGCTTTACTTCCCCGACCGCTGGTGGCACGCCACGCTGAACTTGGACACCAGCGTCTTCATGTCCACCTTCCTGGGATGACAGATGACATTAAACAGCCATTGTGCTCTTCTGTGCTCGTTGTTCTTTGCCAGCCCAACCCGGACGTTTAGCCGTCATGTCAACTTCCTGCTTGCTGCTAGTACCGCCAAAATAAGAGCCGGTGGAACACAGGTGACTGTACGACGGTTTTATTGTGAAGGCAGGAAGTGGTCATGACTTGGAACGTTATCGCAGCTTTTGCAGAACACTCTGGAATCTTCAAGATGAAGGCAGAAAATAGTCGAAAGTGACGTCATTTATACATCCGCCCTCACCTTCCAGATTCCTGGAGTCGATTGCCGATGTTTTATTTCAATGGCGCCCACTGAACTGAACTCGAGTTAGCATCGTATTATCACTGCATGGTCCACGCGCGTGTGACGTGCGCGCCAGCTGTCAGGCACCGACGTCGCACTCTCGCAGAGTCTCGCGAGAGGAGCACGGGACGGGCTCATCGTCGCAATCTTCTTGTTTAGCAACAATAACAAGCGCCCGAGGACTCGATTGTGCAGCTATGTTCACCGGACCCGAGTTGTCCTCCGGTTCGGGCCCCGTCCCACACACGGAGGCCGACGCGGGGCTATGATTTACAGGTACGTTGCCGGATTCTTGTCGGTAGTCAACGAGCTGGTTTATTAATAGCCAGCTAGCTGGCTAACGGATAGCTTAGCTAGCGAATGCATTCGTATCTATGTGCTGGGAGACGGCGTCAAACGTGAGCATCCGACACGCGTTTCCCTCACCCGAGGGTGGAGTCGGCTGCCCGTGGCCGGAATAAGTCCGTGTTTCGCCGCTTTTGTGGCTTGACCGAGCGTGTCGCTTGCTAGCTGCCGTTAGCCACTCCAGCCGCCAGGAGCTTTTTAACGGTGCACGAGCTGCCTTTTCACCGCCCGTTGACTGACAGCTGATTCAGGAGAGCATCGGTTCGAAGGGATacggttggggttagggttatggttatggttatggttagggttatggttatggttatggttatggttatggttagggCTAGGTCTAGGGTTATGCAGGGATGCAGCTCGCATCAATGAAAGATGAAGGACGTGTAATGAAAGTGTCGAATCGCATGAGGCACAGCCACGGCTGCATCCCGGACCCACTTGATTGCGGTGGGACTTCTAGGAacgtgtttctgtgtgtgtttgtgtggacagGATGTGGCGACGCGCCTCTGGATGGTTGACCCACGTGACCGACAGGAAGGCCTCACACGTCTGACGGCGCCGTGGCTGCCCGGCCTCCGGAAGCTGTCAGGTGTAGCCCAGCTCCCATGATGCATTGTGTTGCCAAGGCAGGTTGTTAGACGGCGCCGGCGCTCGCCCTCGCCCTCGCACGCTTCTTGTGTTCCGACTGATCTGATTGGCCGTCCTCGACGAGAGGATGAACGGCTCTCTTTTGACCCCTCCcagcccgcgggccgcaagttccTCTCCCTTACCCCCTTCCCCCTCCCCGTCGCCCTCCCCGCCGTCGCCCTCGCTGCTGCCCCTGTCCCCCCGACCACCGCCCCTCCCACCTCTGGTGAGCCCTCCCCCCCAGGCTCACCCGTCTTCGCTGTCGGACACGCCCACGCCGTCGCCCTCGCCCTGCCTCAGCTGGACTGAATTCTGCGAGCTTCATGCCCGGGTGGCCGCCGGAGACTTTGCACGCCACTTCCGGGCTTTCCTCCTGGAGAACCCGCACTACACCTCCGACTCGGCCGCCGCGTTCTGCCGCCGCTTTACGGACCGCTTCGTTCGTCACTTCCAGAGCGAGCTGGAGGGGGCGCTGCCGCCCAGCTGTGCCTCAGGGAGGGACGACATGGTGGGCTGGGCTCCCCAGTCGGATGCCACATCCCTGGAGGAGGAAGTGGCGTCCCCGGTGTCGGCCACCGGGGGAGCTGTCCCATCATCAAACGTGACGCGGCCCGCCTCCAAAGAGGCCCCAACACGCCTCGTGCTGGACGGGCGCAGCGGCGACAGATTTCAAGATTCCTACGCCCACGGCCAGCTCCTGCCGCCATCTTCGTCGTCGTCCTGCTGCTCCTCGGTGGGCGGGAACAACGGGAGGCGGGATGACAAAGCTGCTACCGTGGCCGCCGGCAACGGGGACGCGCcggtggaggaagaggaggacggcTGGTTGGGGGCGCCGTCCGTGGGGGAGGACGTGGAGCCGGAAGAGCGGGAGACCACAGAGGCGGACCGCTCCCCCTGCGCTCCTCTCACgcccccctcctcttcctccgtcACGCCCCCGCCCAGCGGCGCGGCCAAGAACAAGGTGAAGAAGCGCTTCTCGCTGCGCAGCGTCGGGCGCAGCGTACGCGGGAGCGTGCGTGGCATTCTGCACTGGCGCAGCGCATCCAGCGACTCCACGGCGAGCCCGCTGCCCGCCAGCTACAGCTACACCGTGGGCGTGCAAGACGCCGCCTTTGCCAGGAACGCCGCCACCCAGCCTCCCACGCCCACCTCGTCCATGCCCGTGTCTCTCTCTATGCCCCTGGCCCTcccccactcctcctcctcctccctggcCCCCTCGTCCTCCAGCAGCGCCACCTCTCTGTCGCTCTCCGACCGCCGGCGGAGCAACGGCGAGGGCGGCGAGAAGGACAAGTGGAGCCAGCGCCTGGAAAAGCTGCGGCTAACGCGATCCCCGCCTCCCGTCCTTACCGCGAGCACCGCCTCCTCCGTGCTGCCTCCCAGCAGCGCCGCCACAGCCGGCTTGGCGCCGGCGAGGAAGGTGGGCCGACTGGTGCGGGAAGGCGGCGTGAGTGTCAGTTCAACCCACGACGAGCTCAGCGGAGGTCACGGCTTTCCGGGCTTCTCCTTCGCTCTCCTGCATCACGGCCCCGACAACAGCGCCGCCTCGCCAGCGCCGGCACCGCCCCTGGTGAGCGGCGGGAACACGCCCTGGAAGGGCGGGCGCTGGCATAAGTGTCGTCTGGTCCTCAGAGAGCGGGAAAGAGAAGGCGGCGAGCACGGAGACGACTTCTATTTGGAATTCTTCATTCCGCCCAAGGTACGTGCCCGACACTAGCGTGCGCGACACTAGCGTGCGCGACACTAGCGTGCCCGACACTAGCGTGCCCGACACTAGCGTACGCGACACTAGCGTACGTACGCGCCCGACACTAGCGTGCCCGACATACACAATGATCCTGTCGGCCCACCCAAATGTTCAGTCGGGATAAGCCCCCTTTGCAGCACTTCCTGTTATGCGTCTCCCTGAAACCGTTCCCCCTGCAACCTGTGTGAACGAGGAACCTTTCCTTTGCTAGCACGTCTCTCTTCAATGTCATGGTGTTTCTCAACTTCTTAAGTAAATCTCTACCTCGCATGCCCGACTATTTTGCAGCTGGAAAGAGATACACGTGtacttgaacgcctcatcagcACAGGGCTTATTGGGAGGGAAGGAGACAGATGTGAGTTGTTCATCGTGTGGGTAGTAAAGGTGAGGAGAGGTGGTGTCCCAAGATGAAAGGAAGTACTGTTAGGCCGTACAACAACGTTTCCTCGGTCAGTCAAGTGTTGCGTGTGTGAGGCCACGCCCTTCGTAGCGACTGCTGTACGGGCGTGTCTTTGTGTCTTCAGTCGTCCAAGCCGCGGCTGACGGTTCCGTGCGGGTCCGTGGTGGACGTGAGGAGCACCACGCCGCAGGAGCTTCCCGACAAGGAGAACACCTTTCTGCTCCAGGTAAGCCAACACTGCCGCGGGACACGGCCAAGCGTCAGTGAAAGATGTTGTGGCCTCTCAGTTGGAAGGCTCCGCCCAGTACGTGATCGAGACCCGAGACGCGGGCCAGATGAGAGCGTGGCTGACTGACATCCACAAAGGCGTCTGTCTCAGGTaagcgggcgggcgggcgggcgggaaGATGGCGGGAGGCGGGCGTCCTAACGTGTGTCTTCCGCAGTGGGCAGGAGGATCCTGATGGTGGCGCCGCGTTGGACGGGAGCGGAATGCCAGAGATGGCGGAGCGTCTGTCCCAAGGTGAGCGTGTGAGGGAaacaaagatggaggatggCGCTGGGGGGTCACGCTGCTTCCTCCGCTCACACAGTCTGTTATGGCGGCCTGGGAGGCTCCTCCCCCCTGATGGACAGCCTGCCGCCCGAGTTGCCACCCCGAGCCCCTCTGGATGAACCCGACGGACGCATTCTTGGCGGCGGCGCTGCCAGCCTGGGCACACCGTTTGCAGAGACGCCAGACGCCACAGGTGACGATGCAGCGTGAAGACGTGGCGCTTCCGGAATGACGCTGACCACGCCTCCCCCACGCAGGCTCCTTCCTCTTCTCCGAGGTGACGTCTGCCGAGGTGCTGGAGCACCCGCTCAGCGAGTGTCAGTGGTTCCACGGCACCTTGTCCCGCCTGAAAGCGGCCCAGTTGGTCTTGGCGGGGGGTCCGGCCAGCCACGGCGTCTTCCTGGTTCGCCAGAGTGAGACGCGGCGCGGGGAATACGTCCTCACCTTCAACTTCCAAGGAAAGGCCAAGGTGAGCCCCTCAGGTTCTCGTGTGTTCGGGTCTAGTGTTCGGCACCTTTGACCTCGGCGTCGCCCCTCCAGCACCTGCGTCTGTCGCTGAACGAGAACGGCCACTGCCGCGTGCAGCACCTTTGGTTCCAGTCCATCTTCGACATGTTGGAGCACTTCCGGGTGCACCCCATCCCGCTGGAGTCGGGCGGCGCCTCCGACGTGACGCTCATGAGCTTCGTGGGCGCCACCGTCGTTCGCCAGCCGGGTAGGAGCGAGCGCAGCGCGAGCAACGTCATTGCGGCCGCTCCGCATGAGTGACGCCCACCTGTCGCTGACGCGCGTTTGTGTCCGTGACTCATCCTTGCAGGGCGGGACAGGGCGGGCAGTCGGCCTAcagtctgtgatgtcatcaccacGCGCCATCCCGACTCTCCATCAACCCCCATCTCTGACTGTGTGTAAGTGAGATCAGacatgcgtgtgcgtgtgagGCGACTGCTgttcatgctagcatgctagccttCTGCTTAGCCACGCCCCCTCCACGCCTCGCCTGACGTGGAAGTACAAACAGGAAGCCATGCTAGCTTGTTCAAGTGTGGACCCACCcactgtttccatgacaaccatAGCCTTCATGACaagtgtcaccccccccccccacacccccccaacGCCGCTCTATCCTCATGGTCCCTTTTGACACTTTTCTCCTCGCTTCTCTGCAGACTTGACCAGCAGACCCCGTAGCCCTCCTCAGCCGCCCCCCCTGCCGCGGGGACGCCCGCCACCCCCAACACCACCCACggagagaggaagagaggcGGAGCTGGAGGGGGCGgcggcaggaggaggaggaggaggaggaggaagtggaggggCAGCGGCGGTGGAGGACTGGGAGGATCGGGATGCTCCCCTCCACCAACTGGAAGCTGTGGAAGGAGAAGAGCTGGAGGCCGTGAGGGCGCCCCGAGCCGTGGATAACCAGTACTCCTTCTTTTGAGCAGCGGGTGGCGCTACTAACACGACAGGAGACAAGATGGCCGCCCAGAGACACTGACTCCACACTAACAAGCACCACCAGTCCACCAGCTTAGATCTCATACCTCGCTGGAGTCCACAGAGCCCGACCAGGACCCGCCCCCTCCTTCTGAGTctgctgtgatgtcacatggCACACCAAGGGGGCGCCGTACCTCCGCGGCGCTCGGCGACTCCACATGAAGAAGAATAGTATTGGTTTTGTTTCTTCACTCTCATGTCTTCGTGCCTTTTTGTTCGGGGATCCAAATTGGAAATCTGCGCTTGGCCCCTCCCATCTTTCTCCTCGCCATCCATTCGGCAAAAAAGAACCCTTTAGCAGGAAAAGGTTTTCTACTCGTGCCTTTCTGTGTCATCTCCGCTCCGTTCAACGCTTTCCTTTTGCTCATCATGTTGTTGTCACTTTGACCACTCTTTGTGCCTTTCTCTGTCTCTACTCTGTGCTGGGCGGATGTCGCCCCCTGTGGTTAGTTTCAGGTACTACGTCGATTCTAATATAAATAGAGTGAATCCTTACAATTCCATGTGTGGGAAAAGTCGCTTCTTGGCCTCGAACCAGCACAGCTTTGCTGGTTCCACGACACGCTCGACAATCAACGTGAATGACCACAACCGTGGAGGGCCAGCTGTCAATCACGACGGGCACGTGGCTGATTGC comes from Doryrhamphus excisus isolate RoL2022-K1 chromosome 15, RoL_Dexc_1.0, whole genome shotgun sequence and encodes:
- the jmjd8 gene encoding jmjC domain-containing protein 8 isoform X2, coding for MVLAPDWLLTRKTSQGLHHEGPCNIEVLDGSSLSLRGFLDRYAYSTPVVIRGVTDNTEFRSLCSKSTLLDEYGERKVRLSTANTHSYTKVDVAFRKYVDVLLRPQSPDVLGSDTLYFFGDNNLSEWRSLFDVYKPPPLVLPRTSRAYSFGIAGPGTGVPFHWHGPGFSEVIYGRKRWFLYPPGQAPHFHPNSTTLSWLTDTYPHLPEHQAPLECTIRPGEVLYFPDRWWHATLNLDTSVFMSTFLG
- the jmjd8 gene encoding jmjC domain-containing protein 8 isoform X1 is translated as MENIAFHFLFLTYFTFALVCFIAQLKAENLPDDGGWTSQGLHHEGPCNIEVLDGSSLSLRGFLDRYAYSTPVVIRGVTDNTEFRSLCSKSTLLDEYGERKVRLSTANTHSYTKVDVAFRKYVDVLLRPQSPDVLGSDTLYFFGDNNLSEWRSLFDVYKPPPLVLPRTSRAYSFGIAGPGTGVPFHWHGPGFSEVIYGRKRWFLYPPGQAPHFHPNSTTLSWLTDTYPHLPEHQAPLECTIRPGEVLYFPDRWWHATLNLDTSVFMSTFLG
- the sh2b1 gene encoding SH2B adapter protein 1 isoform X2, whose product is MNGSLLTPPSPRAASSSPLPPSPSPSPSPPSPSLLPLSPRPPPLPPLVSPPPQAHPSSLSDTPTPSPSPCLSWTEFCELHARVAAGDFARHFRAFLLENPHYTSDSAAAFCRRFTDRFVRHFQSELEGALPPSCASGRDDMVGWAPQSDATSLEEEVASPVSATGGAVPSSNVTRPASKEAPTRLVLDGRSGDRFQDSYAHGQLLPPSSSSSCCSSVGGNNGRRDDKAATVAAGNGDAPVEEEEDGWLGAPSVGEDVEPEERETTEADRSPCAPLTPPSSSSVTPPPSGAAKNKVKKRFSLRSVGRSVRGSVRGILHWRSASSDSTASPLPASYSYTVGVQDAAFARNAATQPPTPTSSMPVSLSMPLALPHSSSSSLAPSSSSSATSLSLSDRRRSNGEGGEKDKWSQRLEKLRLTRSPPPVLTASTASSVLPPSSAATAGLAPARKVGRLVREGGVSVSSTHDELSGGHGFPGFSFALLHHGPDNSAASPAPAPPLVSGGNTPWKGGRWHKCRLVLREREREGGEHGDDFYLEFFIPPKSSKPRLTVPCGSVVDVRSTTPQELPDKENTFLLQLEGSAQYVIETRDAGQMRAWLTDIHKGVCLSGQEDPDGGAALDGSGMPEMAERLSQVCYGGLGGSSPLMDSLPPELPPRAPLDEPDGRILGGGAASLGTPFAETPDATGSFLFSEVTSAEVLEHPLSECQWFHGTLSRLKAAQLVLAGGPASHGVFLVRQSETRRGEYVLTFNFQGKAKHLRLSLNENGHCRVQHLWFQSIFDMLEHFRVHPIPLESGGASDVTLMSFVGATVVRQPGRDRAGSRPTVCDVITTRHPDSPSTPISDCVLDQQTP
- the sh2b1 gene encoding SH2B adapter protein 1 isoform X1 is translated as MNGSLLTPPSPRAASSSPLPPSPSPSPSPPSPSLLPLSPRPPPLPPLVSPPPQAHPSSLSDTPTPSPSPCLSWTEFCELHARVAAGDFARHFRAFLLENPHYTSDSAAAFCRRFTDRFVRHFQSELEGALPPSCASGRDDMVGWAPQSDATSLEEEVASPVSATGGAVPSSNVTRPASKEAPTRLVLDGRSGDRFQDSYAHGQLLPPSSSSSCCSSVGGNNGRRDDKAATVAAGNGDAPVEEEEDGWLGAPSVGEDVEPEERETTEADRSPCAPLTPPSSSSVTPPPSGAAKNKVKKRFSLRSVGRSVRGSVRGILHWRSASSDSTASPLPASYSYTVGVQDAAFARNAATQPPTPTSSMPVSLSMPLALPHSSSSSLAPSSSSSATSLSLSDRRRSNGEGGEKDKWSQRLEKLRLTRSPPPVLTASTASSVLPPSSAATAGLAPARKVGRLVREGGVSVSSTHDELSGGHGFPGFSFALLHHGPDNSAASPAPAPPLVSGGNTPWKGGRWHKCRLVLREREREGGEHGDDFYLEFFIPPKSSKPRLTVPCGSVVDVRSTTPQELPDKENTFLLQLEGSAQYVIETRDAGQMRAWLTDIHKGVCLSGQEDPDGGAALDGSGMPEMAERLSQVCYGGLGGSSPLMDSLPPELPPRAPLDEPDGRILGGGAASLGTPFAETPDATGSFLFSEVTSAEVLEHPLSECQWFHGTLSRLKAAQLVLAGGPASHGVFLVRQSETRRGEYVLTFNFQGKAKHLRLSLNENGHCRVQHLWFQSIFDMLEHFRVHPIPLESGGASDVTLMSFVGATVVRQPDLTSRPRSPPQPPPLPRGRPPPPTPPTERGREAELEGAAAGGGGGGGGSGGAAAVEDWEDRDAPLHQLEAVEGEELEAVRAPRAVDNQYSFF